One region of Catenuloplanes indicus genomic DNA includes:
- a CDS encoding sensor histidine kinase: protein MRADPVSPLLRLARRLVPPRGRAADAGSGAATDPATDPGARPAADPGDRSMEAGPPGEMLVLRALCHELRPPVTMLGSLLRALDREDGADDGDDVGRETGHRRAATAGPGRSGPVHRPGDGPEAGTGPDPRAGDDRRALARLAVAHTRHLDELLRHAAAIVEGLSEPPDDTTTAALGRIVPAVAATVPDGRLSVRVSASAARTRVHPRHTRQILTNLLGNAVRHGPADGRITLHARTRGRSLLLIVCDEGSPTPELARALRRDAPPAGMHGLGLWLVRQLAQRHGGRAFARRTVPAGVAVGVLLPRPGGLSRRGHRLAR from the coding sequence ATGCGGGCGGATCCGGTGAGCCCGCTGCTGCGCCTTGCGCGCCGGCTCGTCCCGCCGCGCGGCCGGGCGGCCGATGCCGGCTCCGGTGCCGCGACCGATCCCGCGACCGATCCCGGCGCCCGGCCGGCGGCCGACCCCGGCGACCGGTCGATGGAGGCCGGGCCACCGGGCGAGATGCTGGTGCTCCGCGCGCTCTGTCACGAGCTGCGCCCGCCGGTCACCATGCTGGGCTCGCTGCTGCGCGCCCTCGACCGCGAGGACGGCGCGGACGATGGCGACGACGTCGGCCGGGAGACCGGTCACCGGCGGGCCGCGACCGCGGGTCCCGGCCGCTCAGGACCGGTGCACCGGCCGGGAGACGGCCCGGAAGCCGGGACCGGACCGGATCCGAGGGCTGGTGACGACCGGCGGGCGCTGGCGCGGCTCGCCGTCGCGCACACCCGGCACCTGGACGAGCTGCTGCGGCACGCGGCGGCGATCGTGGAAGGGCTCAGCGAGCCGCCGGACGACACCACGACCGCCGCGCTCGGCCGGATCGTGCCCGCCGTCGCCGCCACCGTGCCGGACGGGCGGCTGTCGGTGCGGGTCAGTGCGTCGGCGGCGCGCACCCGCGTGCATCCCCGGCACACCCGGCAGATCCTGACCAACCTGCTCGGCAACGCGGTCCGGCACGGGCCGGCGGACGGCCGGATCACGCTGCACGCCCGTACCCGCGGCCGGTCGTTGTTGTTGATCGTCTGCGACGAGGGCTCGCCCACGCCGGAGCTGGCCCGGGCGCTGCGCCGGGACGCGCCGCCGGCCGGCATGCACGGGCTCGGACTGTGGCTGGTCCGGCAGCTGGCGCAGCGGCACGGCGGCCGGGCGTTCGCGCGCCGGACCGTACCCGCCGGGGTCGCGGTCGGCGTGCTCCTGCCCCGTCCCGGCGGGCTGTCACGGCGGGGCCACCGGTTGGCCCGGTGA
- a CDS encoding manganese catalase family protein — MFSHVKDLQFEAKPDGPDALFARRLQEVLGGKWGELTVANQYLFQGWTCRLPGKYKDLLLDVGTEEMGHVEMICTMIARLLEGAPQNLHEAAAEDNPMLSAIYSGQNPAQFIHAGGGPLPVDSNGVPWNGSYITASGNLMADFQLNVTAEAQGRLQVARLYHMTDDPGVKQMLRFLLARDHMHQNMWSAAIEQLKADGLEDMPVPEAYPDAEQENEFAYRMLNFSAGEESAEGRWASGPAPDGKGTFSYEPQPRAHAPEPILPPGDPRLYGTPPPTGGGLIGTIKDALT; from the coding sequence GTGTTCAGTCACGTCAAAGATCTGCAGTTCGAGGCGAAGCCGGACGGTCCCGACGCGCTCTTCGCCCGGCGGCTGCAGGAGGTGCTCGGCGGCAAGTGGGGCGAGCTGACCGTGGCCAACCAGTACCTGTTCCAGGGCTGGACCTGCCGGCTGCCCGGCAAGTACAAGGACCTGCTGCTCGACGTCGGCACCGAGGAGATGGGCCACGTCGAGATGATCTGCACGATGATCGCCCGCCTGCTGGAGGGCGCGCCGCAGAATCTGCACGAGGCCGCGGCCGAGGACAACCCGATGCTGTCCGCGATCTACAGCGGACAGAACCCGGCCCAGTTCATCCACGCCGGTGGCGGGCCGCTGCCGGTGGACAGCAACGGCGTGCCGTGGAACGGCTCCTACATCACGGCCAGCGGCAACCTGATGGCGGACTTCCAGCTCAACGTGACCGCCGAGGCGCAGGGCCGGCTGCAGGTGGCCCGGCTGTACCACATGACCGACGACCCGGGCGTCAAGCAGATGCTGCGCTTCCTGCTGGCCCGCGACCACATGCACCAGAACATGTGGTCGGCCGCGATCGAGCAGCTCAAGGCAGACGGCCTGGAGGACATGCCGGTTCCGGAGGCGTACCCGGACGCGGAGCAGGAGAACGAGTTCGCGTACCGGATGCTCAACTTCTCGGCCGGTGAGGAGTCCGCGGAGGGCCGCTGGGCGAGCGGGCCGGCCCCGGACGGCAAGGGCACGTTCTCGTACGAGCCGCAGCCGCGGGCGCACGCACCCGAGCCGATCCTGCCGCCGGGCGACCCGCGCCTCTACGGCACGCCGCCGCCCACCGGTGGCGGCCTCATCGGCACCATCAAGGACGCTCTGACCTGA
- a CDS encoding SigB/SigF/SigG family RNA polymerase sigma factor, translating into MSSTVIVEDLALDEDTRATQALAAFTALQDGDRRRPQARQRAIEAWLPMANRLARRFSGRGAADEDLRQVAAVGLIKAIDRYDPEAGEFVGFAVPTVLGELRRYFRDRTWSVRVPRRVQEMRLAIIDAATTLTQSLGRSPTVPELAAHLRVTEEQVIEGIEGAQAYSAVSLSRPVADDGDSKELGDLLGGDDPGFELTESLLDLGPALRALTPREREIISLRFYQEWTQARIGAHLGISQMHVSRLLQRALTTLRSHMQAS; encoded by the coding sequence GTGAGCAGCACCGTAATCGTGGAAGACCTCGCCCTCGACGAGGACACCCGGGCCACCCAGGCCCTCGCCGCGTTCACCGCGCTCCAGGACGGCGACCGGCGACGCCCGCAGGCCCGGCAGCGGGCGATCGAGGCGTGGCTGCCGATGGCGAACCGGCTGGCCCGGCGTTTCTCCGGCCGTGGCGCGGCCGACGAGGACCTGCGCCAGGTCGCGGCCGTCGGCCTGATCAAGGCGATCGACCGGTACGACCCGGAGGCCGGCGAGTTCGTCGGTTTCGCGGTCCCGACCGTGCTCGGTGAGCTGCGCCGCTACTTCCGGGACCGCACCTGGTCGGTCCGGGTGCCGCGCCGGGTGCAGGAGATGCGGCTGGCCATCATCGACGCGGCCACGACGCTCACCCAGTCGCTCGGCCGCAGCCCGACCGTGCCGGAGCTGGCCGCCCACCTGCGGGTCACCGAGGAGCAGGTGATCGAGGGCATCGAGGGTGCGCAGGCGTACTCCGCGGTCTCGCTCTCCCGCCCGGTCGCCGACGACGGCGACAGCAAGGAGCTCGGTGACCTGCTCGGCGGCGACGACCCGGGCTTCGAGCTGACCGAGTCGCTGCTCGACCTCGGGCCGGCGCTGCGCGCGCTCACCCCGCGGGAACGCGAGATCATCTCACTGCGCTTCTACCAGGAGTGGACGCAGGCCCGGATCGGCGCGCACCTGGGCATCTCCCAGATGCACGTGTCCCGGTTGCTGCAGCGCGCGCTCACCACGCTGAGGAGCCATATGCAGGCATCGTGA